ACGCATTGTGATACACGGAAGATAATACTCGCTCTAAGAGGACTCATCGCcgtgattcatgtgttttatttcaatataaaatttatgtggGTTTGGGTTAATAATTCATTTGATGGAATATTGGGATCAAGTGAGAGAATGTtataatatgtaatatatttttattattctaaatatgatcccaATAAATTCcgatttattgcctaatttatTATCCACAtgtattacgtgatatttgcCCGTTAATATGTTAGCATAACAGTCTTGATAGGAGATATCAGCAACGTAATTAACAGAATAAAAATGTCAGGTCGTCTAATTCAAACACTATCACTACAGAAAACATACTATCAAGTTTGAGGGGTATTAGCTAGTAGAACAAGACGTACAGATCTGGTTTCCATATTGTAGATCGATCGTGCTTCGTGGATTCGTCAAAGGTTTTAGGGTCTTCCGCTTTTGCAAATTTCATCAATGGCTAGAGGTATGTTGATCTTTACGTTTCTGCAAACTGATCCCGAATTTTATACAAATTTATCTATGACTCCCACCATGCCTTCACGCAGGGACCGCCATCGCCCACAGCGTCTTCATGAAGTTTAACATGTAGGGGAAGTGGTGGAGGTCAGTGAGGGAGAAGAAGTCGCCGGCGAGGAACTTGGTCTTACCTAGCCTCACCTCGTACACGTCGAGGACCCCCGcgagcttcgtgaggttgtcaTCGATGATGGCCTGGTCCGGCGCCTTGCCCTGGAGCGGGGCCACAAAGTGCTGGAAGATGATGGGCGACATCACCAGCTGGAAGTAGTGGGACTCGACCTCAACCCATAGGCGGACAGCGATGGACTCCTCGAGGCTGTCAGAGCGGAGTAGGTCGTCGGTGGTGGGGGCATGGTACTTCTTGGATATGTACTCTATGATTTCTCTCGATTCTGACACCACCATTTCGTTTTCCAGAAAACAAGAGAAATGAGAGAGGGTAAGACCACAAACTAGCCAAATATAATGAACAAGAGCATGAGAAATTGACCGAAAATGGTAAGATCACCATCTTCGAGGACTGGAATCTTCCCAAAAGGCTGCAATCAAAGGTACAAGAAGAGCATTGATCAATAGAAACAACCCAGAAAGAGGACACACAAAGCAACAACACAGTGGAGAGGAGAAATCGCCTAGTCTTTTCTATACATTCTTGGCAAGGAAATCCGTATTAAAAACAAAGCACAGCGAGCACAACCTAAGAACAGAGCACAGCAACAGCAAGCACAAAGTGCTGTGACTTCAACAAAGGAAGAAAGCACAAAGTATTGTGActtcaacaaaggaagaagaatgaagatgCCCACATGTTCAACGGTGCCCACGTATTCAACTATGACGAGAAGTCCTCGAGAAGTTTCCTTGCTGAACAAAAACGGTTATTCTGTTCTAGCTTACTCAACAGATtaaacaatttctctcttttcagtTTTCCTCGTTAGTTCCCTCCTTTTCCTTTAGTCGGTTttgcttcttcatcatcaaggtCTTGTATAAATAGAAGAACAGAGCAAGCTATTGTAATCATTGAAATGAATACTTTCATACCTTGAATATACAAAGTGAGAGAGAATTGAATCCAAAAGCTTCTAGttcattcttcatctttcttctattaTGTTCATTTTCTCAATCCGGCATCTTCTACTCGTCGGCGAGTGTGTCGACCGGGACGAGCTCAAACTCGACCCCTTTCTTGTATAGGCACGCCATCACCCTCACGGTGCACGACGACATCGGATGCCCATACAGCTTCACCCCCATTTTTCACTTCTtcgttggagagagagagagaggagggagggagggaggggtgACTTTAGGGTGAAGTGAAGAAGGGTGGACGAGTCTTTTATATACGTGGAAAGTCTTCTGCTGCAGGAGTGGTTGGACTGGCGTGCGCACAGACGCAGCGCTAAGAGAAAGCTCTGAAGCCCCTAGGTGAAAGCAGTTCTTCTGAATTcgttttcatgaaaaacatcGCGTTCTCATaagatattttctaaattttttaaagaaaataattatattttctaatgttcaactaaattttataatttgaatgaaaaatatttttcatttttcattatctattttgattttttgggaaaaattatgaaaaacatcaaattttaatatttttaatgaccaagaaaattaattttaatttttatatattttttaaaaatctaatctttaattagttttatttttaaaatcgaatttttatttttttattttttcttttcctccctcctccttcctcctctttctttcatcGTCGTGTGCCTCGACGTGGCCAGCTGCTCAGCAGCCAACCAAAACACAATCGCTAGATtcggcaagctcaaggctcgATTGAATTAAGCGAGCCACAAGCTTGCCGACTCGATCCAGGTGAGCCTGAGCTCCGCCAAGGCTGGCAAGCCCGAGCCTCATCCTTGTCGGATctggccttgggcgaggctgGAGTTGGCTTGTGGCCACTAGCCAGTCACCTAccacggaagaagaaaaagaaaagaaattaaaaactcaatttaaaaaaagaaaaagaaaaagaaaacataaaaatatagaagaagagggaaaacaaagaaaataaaaataattcaattttttaatttaaaggaagaaggtggaggaggaagtgagggtTTATAAGGATGTgaaataagagagatcaagtgagaaaAAGTGGATAACATTTTCccataatttagaagacttttttcttgtcatagaaaatatttttcccaagcaattcatttttcgtgaatcAAACGttggaaaatttagaaaacatttttctggaagttattttttataaaatgaattgattaatttcttatttttccctcctcctctctcgacgttctcctttttcctcatttttttctataattaatttcttgaaaagcTCCAAACTAATacaaatataacaaatttactttaaatttattttttaatcacaaaaagctctaaactagtatacctataataaatttgtaCCAAACATTCATAAAACCCtcacacttataacaaatttatcccaaattattttgtttaactACCAAAAACCACAAAccgatatatttatgacaataCCCTCTTTAAATTGGATTGATACCAAAAAATACAAACAtatagtaaaatctcaaattgatatacttaaGTGTTATCTAACTTACcgatttaacagtaaaatttaattgaaattaatagatggtaaatttattacaagtgtattaaatttggataaatttataaataaataaaatgtactatttacatttttttatgattaaaaaattatttgggagAAATTTGTCAtacatatattaattttggatttttgagcatatcaaccttttttttattggatattttgTGTATGCAACCGAACATCGAAATTCGAAATTCGCGTGGTCGATGATAAATCGTTCCTTGGGAAAAGAaatattgtttataaaatcaaaaGGGGCAAACTGCATGTcccgagaaaatattttgtgggttttaccctccacgtaggccaaatatatcaccatacaaaaGTTGACACATGGCAAATTTTGGGCCCACCTATCAGCGCCCACTCTCTCCATTAACTCCGTCTCTCTCCcatttactctctctcctcccctccgtttctccccctcttctctctccacttctcttttcttttttcttgcgtATGCCATAGCATGGCTCGAGCTCAGTTGGCTCATGGCCGCTTCAAAACCGATTCTGAATCAACGCGAACTCTCTCCATTAACTCcgtctctctcctcccctccgtttctccccctcttctctctccacttctcctttcttttttcttgcatcTGCCATAGCATGGCTCGAGCTCAGTTGGCTC
The sequence above is drawn from the Eucalyptus grandis isolate ANBG69807.140 chromosome 11, ASM1654582v1, whole genome shotgun sequence genome and encodes:
- the LOC104427977 gene encoding LOW QUALITY PROTEIN: glutathione S-transferase F13 (The sequence of the model RefSeq protein was modified relative to this genomic sequence to represent the inferred CDS: substituted 1 base at 1 genomic stop codon), whose product is MGVKLYGHPMSSCTVRVMACLYKKGVEFELVPVDTLADEXKMPDFLAKNPFGKIPVLEDGDLTIFESREIIEYISKKYHAPTTDDLLRSDSLEESIAVRLWVEVESHYFQLVMSPIIFQHFVAPLQGKAPDQAIIDDNLTKLAGVLDVYEVRLGKTKFLAGDFFSLTDLHHFPYMLNFMKTLWAMAVPA